Proteins encoded by one window of Ignavibacteriota bacterium:
- the nuoH gene encoding NADH-quinone oxidoreductase subunit NuoH has protein sequence MEQNFIYNLFGDGIITYSLFVIIPLTFLLIYALVAILGELKIASWVQDRLGPMRTGWKGVLQPLAEVVKLLQKEDIVPDKANKPLFNLAPYVMFTGAFAAFAAIPFAFNFVPAHLNIGLFYIFAVGAFGVIGIVMGGWASNNKYSLLGAMRGVSQMVSYEIPIALAILAIAALAGSLDLQVIIHQQSGGLWNWNIFGGSGPIWKVVIIPFTLALFIIHFVGGLAETNRIPFDIPEGESEIVAGYHTEYSGMKFAMFFFAEYANMFTVSALIAIAFLGGWQSPFGDFLNQPFMQPVWFIGKACFLVFVQIWLRWTLPRLRVDQLMYVSWKVMTPLAFVCFVAIAAWSMINYIYFTPGL, from the coding sequence ATGGAACAGAATTTTATATATAACTTGTTTGGAGACGGCATAATAACTTACTCTCTGTTTGTTATTATTCCATTGACATTTTTGCTTATATATGCATTAGTTGCAATTCTTGGTGAATTGAAAATTGCGTCATGGGTTCAGGATAGGTTAGGTCCAATGCGTACAGGTTGGAAAGGTGTCCTGCAGCCGCTTGCGGAAGTTGTAAAATTGCTTCAGAAGGAAGATATTGTTCCTGATAAAGCAAACAAGCCACTTTTCAATCTTGCTCCTTATGTGATGTTTACAGGTGCTTTCGCTGCATTTGCGGCAATACCATTTGCTTTTAATTTCGTGCCTGCTCATCTGAATATTGGTTTATTCTATATTTTTGCAGTAGGTGCATTCGGAGTAATCGGTATTGTGATGGGTGGCTGGGCATCGAATAACAAATATTCGCTCCTTGGAGCTATGCGTGGCGTATCTCAGATGGTTAGCTATGAAATTCCTATAGCACTTGCAATTTTAGCAATTGCTGCTCTTGCAGGCTCACTTGATTTGCAGGTAATCATTCATCAGCAATCAGGCGGCTTGTGGAACTGGAATATTTTCGGCGGCTCAGGACCAATTTGGAAAGTCGTTATCATCCCATTTACACTTGCTCTATTTATCATTCATTTTGTCGGTGGATTGGCTGAAACAAATCGTATTCCCTTCGATATTCCTGAAGGAGAATCAGAAATCGTTGCTGGTTACCATACAGAATACAGCGGAATGAAGTTTGCCATGTTTTTCTTTGCAGAATACGCCAATATGTTTACGGTCTCTGCACTAATTGCAATTGCTTTCCTTGGCGGTTGGCAGTCACCTTTCGGCGATTTCCTGAATCAGCCGTTTATGCAGCCGGTATGGTTTATAGGAAAAGCTTGTTTCTTAGTATTTGTTCAGATTTGGCTACGTTGGACATTGCCGAGATTAAGGGTTGACCAGCTTATGTATGTCAGCTGGAAAGTAATGACACCGCTTGCGTTTGTTTGTTTCGTAGCGATTGCTGCATGGAGTATGATTAATTATATTTATTTCACTCCCGGATTATAA
- a CDS encoding 4Fe-4S binding protein has protein sequence MDYFKKIYDGLSTTGVGMKITLEHLFGKKVTNQYPEIYHPITSGDMPLNSRNRLFVDMAGCDGCDSCAKACPINCIEVETVRVTPDEENVPDMNNGKKRKMWVTKHEIDFAKCCFCSLCTLVCPTEAIYMTQEFEYSEFDRENLKYNFSDLTPEQVVEKKASFEQYQIKKKEEQEAKKKADAEAKKAAEEALANLAKEEESTCGSEEAEDVTIKEEPKKVEPPKVEDAPTELSEEDLEKQKARDERRRENERKRAERMAAKAKEGGE, from the coding sequence ATGGATTATTTCAAAAAAATATATGACGGACTTTCCACAACAGGTGTAGGTATGAAAATTACCTTAGAGCACTTGTTTGGGAAAAAAGTTACAAATCAGTATCCTGAAATTTATCATCCGATAACTTCAGGTGATATGCCTTTAAATTCCCGCAACCGACTTTTTGTGGATATGGCAGGTTGTGATGGTTGTGATAGTTGTGCCAAAGCCTGCCCGATAAATTGTATCGAAGTCGAAACAGTCAGAGTTACACCTGATGAAGAAAACGTTCCTGATATGAATAACGGCAAAAAGCGTAAAATGTGGGTAACCAAGCATGAGATTGATTTTGCTAAGTGCTGTTTCTGCTCATTGTGTACTTTGGTCTGCCCTACAGAAGCTATCTATATGACTCAGGAATTTGAATATTCAGAATTTGACAGAGAAAACCTAAAGTATAATTTTTCTGATTTGACACCTGAGCAAGTAGTTGAAAAGAAAGCATCATTTGAGCAGTATCAGATTAAGAAAAAAGAAGAGCAGGAAGCTAAGAAAAAAGCTGACGCTGAAGCTAAAAAAGCAGCTGAAGAAGCTTTAGCCAATTTAGCAAAAGAAGAAGAATCAACTTGCGGCTCTGAAGAGGCTGAAGATGTTACGATAAAAGAAGAACCTAAAAAAGTAGAACCTCCCAAAGTTGAGGATGCACCTACAGAGTTATCTGAAGAGGATCTTGAAAAGCAAAAAGCACGTGACGAAAGAAGACGCGAGAATGAAAGAAAAAGAGCCGAAAGAATGGCTGCAAAGGCTAAAGAAGGCGGCGAGTAA
- a CDS encoding NADH-quinone oxidoreductase subunit J, which translates to MNWYDIVFYGFAAIVLISAAGVVFSRKMMYSAFSLLFTFFGVAGLYVLLNADFIAVTQIMVYIGGILILIIFGVMLTSKFVDLDIKSGTTGTVQYVLAGLATVTFGGFLIYMYLSTSWFEKPVPVVESTVKPIGILLMTEYFLAFQVAAILLLIAFIGAAKIARRK; encoded by the coding sequence ATGAACTGGTACGACATAGTATTCTACGGATTTGCGGCGATAGTTTTGATTTCAGCCGCCGGCGTAGTATTCTCCCGCAAGATGATGTATTCGGCATTTTCATTGTTGTTTACATTCTTTGGAGTTGCCGGATTGTACGTTTTACTTAATGCTGATTTTATAGCCGTTACACAAATTATGGTTTACATCGGCGGTATTTTGATTCTTATAATATTCGGTGTGATGCTCACCTCGAAGTTTGTTGATTTAGATATTAAATCAGGGACCACCGGCACAGTGCAGTATGTATTAGCCGGTCTGGCTACTGTTACATTTGGTGGCTTTCTGATTTATATGTATCTCTCTACGAGTTGGTTCGAGAAGCCTGTTCCTGTTGTAGAATCAACAGTAAAGCCTATAGGCATACTGTTAATGACCGAATATTTCTTAGCTTTTCAGGTAGCTGCGATATTACTATTAATCGCATTTATCGGAGCGGCAAAAATTGCAAGAAGAAAGTAA
- the nuoK gene encoding NADH-quinone oxidoreductase subunit NuoK codes for MEIGLNHYLIISAILFALGLFGIITRKNAIMVLMSMELILNSANINFIAFAKYGGMNFDGHIAAMFVIVLAAAEVAVALAIVLNIYHNFRHVNIDEVSSMKE; via the coding sequence ATGGAAATCGGACTAAATCATTACCTGATAATAAGCGCCATACTTTTTGCGCTGGGCTTGTTCGGTATCATAACCCGCAAAAATGCGATTATGGTTCTGATGAGCATGGAATTGATACTCAATTCTGCGAATATCAATTTCATAGCTTTTGCAAAGTACGGCGGTATGAATTTTGACGGACACATTGCGGCAATGTTCGTAATTGTGCTGGCTGCGGCAGAAGTAGCTGTTGCTCTGGCAATTGTGCTTAACATATACCATAACTTTAGGCACGTTAATATTGACGAAGTTAGTAGTATGAAAGAATAA
- the nuoL gene encoding NADH-quinone oxidoreductase subunit L, whose amino-acid sequence MSHDLLLQLSLVILILPLVSFLIIIFNQKKLGKAAGVIGTVILGIDLALAAVVAYGKLVTFSEEALIQWKFSWFSLGNRTIDLGVGVDNLAAAMLIVVTLISFLVHLFSTEYMHDDKRYPRFFAYLGIFTFSMLGIVIANNLLNMYIFWELVGLSSYLLIGFWYEKDSASNASKKAFITNRVGDLGFFAGIMIAFFAFNTFMFDEIFEQIRNGALPFESGTILTAMGILLFAGAIGKSAQFPLHVWLPDAMEGPTPVSALIHAATMVAAGVFMTAKIFPIFTADALTFVAYTGAFTAFMAATIGITQNDFKRVLAYSTVSQLGFMIMALGVGAYTYGFFHLVTHAWFKACLFLASGSVIHAMHHAMHQMHDHHTDPQDIRNMGGLRKTMPKTYLTFLLATIAIAGVPLTSGFLSKDGILAGTLAFGNLSGHWLIPVMAFSAAGMTAFYMFRLTIVSFHGEAKTEVAAKTHENKTQIVLPLVVLAILSIWIFYSFNPIDASSGWFAKAFKPVATVVPAELQFDFITPLESHGAEHGGHSVLNKFEEELHHQHYTAMFLSLAIAGFGIFLAFMFYQYKKINPEKVANAIKPLYLLSYNKWYIDEIYEKTFIGGTLLFSKLMYWIDSKIFDGIVNGMGYLWRGLGTFTGKFDNGVVDGLVNLSGGMVGFSGSVLRKLQTGRVQTYLLLSIIGLIVLIWWVV is encoded by the coding sequence ATGAGCCACGACTTATTACTTCAGTTATCATTAGTGATACTCATATTGCCCCTTGTGAGCTTTCTGATAATTATTTTTAATCAGAAAAAACTGGGCAAGGCGGCGGGCGTTATCGGTACTGTTATTCTCGGTATTGATCTTGCTTTGGCTGCGGTAGTTGCTTATGGTAAGTTAGTTACCTTTTCGGAAGAAGCGCTGATTCAATGGAAATTCAGTTGGTTCTCACTGGGTAACAGAACTATTGACCTCGGTGTGGGAGTTGATAACTTAGCGGCAGCAATGCTTATAGTAGTTACTCTGATAAGTTTTCTTGTGCATCTGTTCTCTACTGAATATATGCATGATGATAAGCGGTACCCGAGATTTTTTGCATATCTTGGCATATTTACTTTTTCGATGCTCGGAATTGTTATTGCCAATAATTTGCTGAATATGTATATATTTTGGGAGCTCGTAGGTTTGAGTTCCTATTTACTCATCGGATTCTGGTACGAAAAAGATTCTGCTTCGAACGCATCGAAGAAAGCATTCATAACAAACCGTGTGGGTGACCTTGGATTTTTTGCAGGTATTATGATTGCATTCTTTGCATTCAATACCTTTATGTTCGATGAAATTTTTGAGCAGATTCGTAACGGCGCCCTACCTTTTGAGAGCGGAACAATTCTCACAGCGATGGGAATTCTGCTATTTGCCGGTGCTATCGGTAAATCAGCACAGTTTCCACTTCATGTATGGCTTCCTGATGCGATGGAAGGTCCGACTCCTGTAAGTGCTTTAATCCACGCTGCGACAATGGTTGCAGCAGGTGTTTTTATGACAGCCAAAATATTCCCCATATTCACTGCCGATGCTCTTACTTTTGTAGCATACACAGGTGCTTTTACAGCTTTCATGGCTGCTACAATCGGTATAACACAGAACGATTTCAAACGTGTACTCGCATATTCGACTGTTAGCCAGCTTGGGTTTATGATTATGGCGCTTGGTGTAGGAGCTTATACATACGGATTTTTCCATCTTGTAACACACGCATGGTTTAAAGCATGTTTGTTTCTTGCTTCAGGTTCGGTTATTCATGCTATGCATCATGCAATGCACCAAATGCACGACCACCATACAGACCCTCAGGATATTCGTAATATGGGTGGTTTGCGTAAGACTATGCCAAAAACATACCTGACATTTTTGCTTGCAACAATTGCTATTGCCGGTGTGCCTTTAACATCAGGCTTCCTGAGTAAGGATGGTATCCTTGCCGGAACGCTTGCATTCGGCAACTTAAGCGGACACTGGCTCATTCCGGTTATGGCATTTTCTGCTGCCGGTATGACTGCATTCTATATGTTCAGACTGACAATAGTATCATTCCATGGTGAGGCAAAAACTGAAGTTGCTGCAAAAACTCATGAAAACAAAACTCAAATTGTCCTTCCGCTTGTGGTGCTTGCTATACTTTCAATCTGGATTTTCTACTCATTCAATCCGATTGATGCATCATCCGGCTGGTTTGCTAAAGCATTTAAACCTGTCGCAACTGTGGTTCCGGCAGAGTTGCAATTCGACTTCATAACGCCTTTGGAAAGTCATGGTGCGGAGCATGGAGGACATTCTGTTTTAAATAAATTTGAAGAAGAATTGCATCACCAGCATTATACTGCTATGTTCCTGTCTCTCGCAATTGCGGGTTTTGGTATATTTCTGGCATTTATGTTCTATCAATATAAGAAAATTAACCCCGAAAAGGTCGCAAATGCTATCAAACCTCTATATCTATTATCTTACAATAAATGGTATATTGATGAAATTTACGAAAAGACATTTATTGGTGGTACTTTACTGTTTTCAAAATTAATGTATTGGATTGATTCCAAAATCTTCGACGGTATTGTTAATGGCATGGGATATTTATGGAGAGGATTGGGTACTTTTACAGGTAAATTTGACAACGGCGTTGTTGATGGTTTGGTTAATTTATCCGGCGGTATGGTAGGTTTTTCAGGTTCGGTTTTAAGAAAATTACAAACAGGACGCGTGCAAACATATTTGCTGCTAAGCATAATCGGTTTAATTGTTTTAATTTGGTGGGTAGTTTAA